A genome region from Nitrospirota bacterium includes the following:
- the cas2 gene encoding CRISPR-associated endonuclease Cas2: MANDIMLWVIYDISDDKTRNRVAKTCKDKGLYRVQKSAFLGTLNRNQLDELKIICDDLIDSEADSVYIFPMCEDDFKKVRLLGQAFDKKLVSAEVLAKFF, from the coding sequence ATGGCTAACGATATTATGCTGTGGGTTATATATGATATTTCGGATGATAAAACCCGGAACAGAGTGGCAAAGACCTGCAAGGATAAAGGGTTATACAGGGTACAGAAGTCTGCATTCCTCGGGACACTGAACAGGAATCAGTTGGATGAATTGAAAATTATATGTGATGACCTGATTGATAGTGAAGCCGATTCCGTTTACATCTTTCCTATGTGTGAAGATGACTTTAAAAAGGTAAGGCTGCTTGGCCAGGCATTTGATAAGAAGCTGGTATCAGCCGAGGTGCTGGCGAAGTTTTTCTGA
- the cas1 gene encoding CRISPR-associated endonuclease Cas1, with protein MQLVINTYGSYLQKNGDCFKVKRDDQVFEVSVKKVSSIMITTAAYITTDAIKLAMDHNIDIIFLDEFGDPYGRVWHSKLGSTTLIRRRQIEIAETEDGFKLALSWVGKKFENQIELLKRLRNTRTQKSAEITSYIGKLENCQQGFNGLTGTIKDMRGTIMGIEGSGGRMYFECLSFLMPDRYRFDGRSRNPAKDEFNALLNYAYGVLYSRVEKACIIAGLDPYVGIIHTDNYNKKSLVFDLIENFRIWADETVVNLFAGRKVRQEHFEELKNGYTLNKEGKALLIEGLTAFLDESLRYGGRNIKRGDIIQFECHKIANSLIKEAEADG; from the coding sequence ATGCAATTAGTAATCAACACCTACGGTTCATATCTCCAGAAGAACGGCGATTGTTTCAAGGTAAAGAGGGATGATCAGGTCTTTGAGGTATCAGTCAAGAAGGTCTCCTCTATCATGATTACTACTGCGGCTTATATTACTACAGATGCCATCAAGCTGGCGATGGATCATAATATTGACATTATCTTTCTTGATGAATTTGGTGATCCTTATGGAAGGGTGTGGCACAGTAAACTTGGAAGTACAACCCTTATCAGGAGGCGGCAGATTGAGATTGCGGAGACAGAGGATGGTTTTAAGCTGGCCCTGTCGTGGGTAGGGAAAAAGTTTGAGAATCAGATAGAGCTGCTAAAGAGGCTGCGAAATACAAGGACACAAAAGTCTGCGGAGATTACGTCGTATATAGGTAAATTGGAAAATTGTCAGCAGGGCTTTAATGGTCTCACCGGGACTATCAAAGATATGCGCGGGACTATAATGGGGATTGAGGGGAGCGGCGGCAGGATGTATTTTGAATGTCTCAGTTTTCTCATGCCTGATAGATACCGGTTTGATGGGCGAAGCAGGAATCCTGCAAAGGATGAATTCAATGCCCTGCTGAACTATGCCTATGGTGTCCTCTATTCGAGGGTGGAGAAGGCATGTATTATTGCAGGACTTGACCCTTATGTTGGGATTATTCATACAGATAACTACAACAAAAAATCACTTGTATTTGATCTGATCGAGAACTTTCGTATCTGGGCAGACGAGACAGTGGTAAATTTATTTGCCGGACGAAAGGTCAGGCAGGAGCACTTTGAAGAATTAAAAAACGGATACACGCTGAATAAAGAAGGAAAGGCATTGTTGATTGAGGGACTTACGGCCTTTTTAGATGAGTCTTTACGATATGGCGGAAGAAATATCAAGAGGGGCGACATCATACAGTTTGAGTGCCATAAGATTGCAAACAGCCTGATAAAGGAGGCAGAGGCTGATGGCTAA
- a CDS encoding ORF6N domain-containing protein produces the protein MQNTEVVPQQLIESKILIIRGKKVMMDKDLAALYEVETRTLNQAIRRNINRFPDDFMFQLNREEAAELSRSQFVILKRGHNIKYLPYAFTENGVAMLSSVLNSERAIEVNILIMRTFTKIREMLATHKDLRIKIEEMEKKYDYQLKVVFEAIKQLIEPPQKKKKRIGF, from the coding sequence ATGCAGAATACAGAAGTCGTACCACAACAACTGATCGAGAGTAAGATACTTATCATAAGAGGTAAAAAGGTAATGATGGATAAAGACTTGGCTGCTCTTTATGAGGTTGAAACAAGGACATTGAACCAGGCTATTAGGAGAAATATAAACAGGTTTCCCGATGACTTTATGTTTCAACTGAACAGGGAAGAAGCCGCTGAACTTTCAAGATCACAATTTGTGATCTTGAAGAGAGGACATAATATCAAGTATTTACCGTATGCCTTTACAGAAAACGGAGTAGCTATGCTATCAAGTGTTCTGAATAGTGAGCGGGCGATAGAAGTTAACATCCTGATAATGAGGACTTTTACAAAAATCAGAGAAATGCTGGCGACTCATAAGGACCTGAGGATAAAAATTGAGGAGATGGAGAAGAAATATGATTATCAGCTCAAGGTTGTCTTTGAGGCAATAAAGCAATTGATTGAGCCTCCTCAAAAGAAAAAAAAGAGGATAGGATTTTAA
- a CDS encoding CRISPR-associated endonuclease Cas6: MVANVEINILRLWLTLDSVLKKSDAEKIRGYLGNMFWDNPSVHHHNADGSFIYRYPCIQYKVINGICLLLGFQEGIEVIKKTFDQLGLINLNGKWEEILSKGLESYTAYFSISSEQIPYSFLTPWLALNETNYDKYQRLGSWDKRKELLEKILIGNIISMSKSLSYTVPGPIKANIINIKEVQTSLKGTPMLGFLGAFSVNFEIPDYWGIGKSVSRGFGTVKSIEE; this comes from the coding sequence GTGGAGATAAATATTTTAAGGCTCTGGCTTACTTTAGATTCTGTTTTGAAGAAGTCCGACGCTGAAAAAATAAGGGGTTATCTTGGCAATATGTTTTGGGATAACCCGTCAGTCCATCATCATAACGCAGATGGTAGTTTTATATATCGTTATCCTTGTATTCAATATAAAGTAATAAACGGTATATGTTTACTTTTAGGATTTCAAGAGGGTATTGAAGTAATTAAAAAGACCTTTGATCAATTGGGATTAATAAACTTAAATGGTAAGTGGGAGGAGATACTGAGTAAAGGATTAGAAAGCTATACAGCTTATTTCTCTATCTCATCAGAACAAATCCCCTACTCCTTCCTAACCCCCTGGCTTGCCCTGAATGAAACTAACTATGATAAATATCAAAGACTTGGAAGCTGGGACAAGAGGAAGGAACTACTGGAGAAGATTCTCATCGGCAATATCATCTCCATGTCAAAGAGCCTGAGTTATACAGTTCCGGGGCCGATTAAGGCCAACATCATCAATATCAAAGAAGTCCAGACATCTCTCAAAGGCACCCCCATGCTCGGCTTCCTTGGCGCCTTCTCCGTCAACTTCGAAATCCCCGACTACTGGGGCATCGGGAAGTCGGTATCGAGGGGATTTGGGACGGTGAAGAGCATTGAGGAATAA